A stretch of the Planktothricoides raciborskii GIHE-MW2 genome encodes the following:
- a CDS encoding DUF1156 domain-containing protein, giving the protein MPVKLLNQQVAYEHGGNPFKGLHRWYSRKPLSFSRASVLASLLPEDISLDEFEYLLGLHPELDGLKPDANLRLYKVPPGYPVVQKVHDYCERVWGNRTPTVLDAFAGGGSIPFEAARYGLNVLASDLNPVAVVTMKAAMEYPVKFGPDLQVDIDRWVKWVGDEAEKRLADFFPSTPESEEVVQNYLWAHTVVCPSCQSVVPLSPNWWLSKTSNYAGKGQARKVTSDWYAVKPIPNLTEKRVDFELIKGKKGKGTTIKTDDGEYNPDDYITVSRGVGRCPTCGNIIEDEVIKSQAQSVGLGHQLYAVAYKKGKSSLEFRLSNEFDIAGWKLSQEYLKNQDYQWQINNLIPNEYIINDHGQILGYCQQWFQIFNPRQLLTLVTYVEIINEAKELIRAECEPEKVEAICTYLALVLDRCVDANCRLVIYNAARACIQKASTQHALNLMWNYPEVNGATELWKACQEEGAKDYTPLCNLFGTKPHSLSLPGILETEPKSIKIDAASADSLYHIADKSVDAVITDPPYYGTIPYADLSDFFYVWMKRTLGDIFPELFWSELTDKDREAVANPSRFRDMGISADELAAQDYEAKMALAFGEYYRVLRDDGVMTVQFNHKESGAWDVLTKSLIDAGFEITASWSVSTENPQNLHQAQKNSVSSTVLLVCRKRNPNAEAAWWDDLRPEVANLVEQRAPEFEDNDITGIDLYLSAFGPALNVFSRSYPIYNSSGDEVRPEVAFAEARKAIAAYRFRKLVQTDTQGFDSLTQWYFLAWDAFKAREFPYDEARQLALAIGGFNVSDLDKTHKLLSASGGTCKLLTPTQRWKKRAFSTEAKDFSCRYLVDGIHAIVAIYEEENDIQAVRKFMQDTNLVTNDNFMKAIEVALKAIPRIGDEKKRISEERNLLDLWSAMDEIKAKVVYEQLTISY; this is encoded by the coding sequence ATGCCAGTGAAACTGTTAAATCAACAGGTGGCTTATGAACATGGGGGTAATCCATTTAAAGGATTACACCGCTGGTATTCTCGGAAGCCGTTATCTTTCTCTCGCGCTTCAGTTTTGGCTTCTCTGTTACCAGAGGATATTTCATTAGATGAGTTTGAATATTTACTGGGATTACATCCAGAATTGGATGGGTTAAAACCTGATGCTAATTTGCGACTTTATAAGGTGCCTCCAGGATATCCCGTAGTACAGAAAGTCCATGATTATTGTGAGAGAGTTTGGGGCAACCGAACCCCTACAGTTTTAGATGCTTTTGCCGGTGGGGGGAGTATTCCTTTTGAAGCCGCTAGATATGGGTTAAATGTGTTAGCTTCGGATTTGAATCCGGTGGCAGTTGTGACTATGAAAGCTGCAATGGAATATCCGGTAAAATTTGGCCCCGATTTACAAGTGGATATTGACCGTTGGGTGAAGTGGGTCGGGGATGAAGCGGAGAAAAGATTAGCGGATTTTTTCCCTTCAACCCCGGAAAGTGAGGAAGTTGTGCAAAATTATTTATGGGCACATACGGTAGTTTGTCCTAGTTGTCAGTCTGTGGTTCCCTTAAGTCCAAATTGGTGGTTAAGTAAAACAAGTAACTATGCTGGAAAAGGACAAGCTAGAAAAGTTACGAGTGATTGGTACGCGGTGAAACCAATTCCCAATCTGACAGAAAAGCGGGTTGATTTTGAGTTAATTAAGGGGAAAAAAGGGAAAGGAACAACGATTAAAACCGATGATGGTGAATACAATCCTGATGATTACATTACCGTTAGTCGTGGGGTGGGTAGATGTCCTACTTGTGGCAATATTATTGAGGATGAAGTGATTAAGTCTCAAGCCCAATCTGTCGGTTTAGGACATCAGTTATATGCAGTGGCTTATAAAAAAGGAAAAAGCAGTTTAGAGTTTAGACTTTCTAATGAGTTTGATATAGCGGGATGGAAGTTAAGCCAAGAATATTTAAAAAATCAAGATTATCAATGGCAAATTAATAATTTAATACCTAATGAATATATTATAAACGATCATGGGCAAATTCTTGGTTATTGTCAACAATGGTTTCAAATATTTAACCCGCGTCAGCTTTTAACCTTGGTGACTTATGTAGAAATTATCAACGAAGCGAAGGAGTTAATCCGGGCTGAATGTGAACCAGAAAAAGTAGAGGCAATTTGCACTTATTTGGCTTTAGTATTAGATAGATGTGTTGATGCGAATTGTAGATTAGTTATTTATAACGCTGCTAGAGCTTGTATTCAAAAAGCATCAACACAACACGCATTAAATTTAATGTGGAATTATCCAGAAGTTAATGGGGCAACTGAACTTTGGAAAGCGTGTCAAGAAGAAGGAGCAAAAGACTACACACCTTTATGTAATTTATTCGGCACAAAACCCCACTCTCTCAGCTTACCGGGTATCCTAGAAACCGAACCCAAAAGCATTAAAATTGATGCGGCTTCGGCGGATAGCCTTTATCATATTGCCGATAAATCTGTGGATGCGGTTATCACTGACCCGCCTTATTATGGAACAATTCCTTATGCCGATCTTTCCGATTTTTTCTATGTTTGGATGAAACGGACATTAGGGGATATTTTCCCCGAATTATTCTGGTCAGAACTCACGGATAAAGACCGAGAAGCCGTCGCCAACCCGTCTCGTTTTCGGGATATGGGCATTTCCGCCGATGAATTAGCAGCCCAAGATTATGAGGCAAAAATGGCCTTGGCTTTTGGCGAATATTATCGAGTTTTGCGGGATGATGGGGTGATGACGGTACAATTTAATCATAAAGAATCCGGCGCCTGGGATGTGCTGACTAAATCATTAATTGATGCGGGTTTTGAAATTACCGCTTCTTGGTCTGTGAGCACAGAAAATCCCCAAAATTTACATCAAGCCCAGAAAAATTCTGTTTCTAGTACGGTGTTGCTGGTTTGCCGCAAACGCAACCCGAACGCTGAAGCCGCTTGGTGGGATGATTTGCGCCCGGAAGTGGCTAATTTGGTGGAACAACGCGCCCCGGAATTTGAGGATAATGATATTACGGGAATCGATTTATATTTAAGTGCTTTTGGTCCGGCTTTAAATGTGTTTAGTCGGTCTTATCCCATTTATAATAGCAGTGGGGATGAAGTTCGCCCAGAGGTGGCTTTTGCGGAAGCCCGAAAAGCGATCGCAGCTTATCGTTTCCGCAAATTAGTCCAAACAGATACCCAAGGATTTGACTCTTTAACTCAATGGTATTTTTTGGCTTGGGATGCTTTTAAAGCCCGCGAATTTCCTTATGATGAAGCGCGACAATTAGCTTTAGCTATTGGCGGTTTTAATGTGTCCGACTTGGACAAAACTCATAAATTGCTAAGTGCTTCTGGAGGTACTTGTAAACTCTTAACTCCAACCCAACGATGGAAAAAACGGGCTTTTTCCACGGAAGCCAAAGATTTTTCTTGCCGTTATTTGGTGGATGGAATCCACGCGATCGTCGCTATTTATGAGGAGGAAAACGATATCCAAGCAGTCCGTAAGTTTATGCAAGATACTAATTTGGTGACTAATGATAATTTTATGAAGGCGATCGAGGTTGCTTTGAAGGCTATTCCCCGGATTGGGGATGAGAAAAAACGCATTTCCGAAGAACGGAATTTGCTGGATTTGTGGTCAGCAATGGATGAGATTAAGGCTAAGGTGGTTTATGAACAATTGACGATTAGTTATTAG
- a CDS encoding DUF499 domain-containing protein encodes MPLSSILDTCIPRKEILSGSLKEEIFAAKIRPVVEGKAPQVYQDSHVFFANTFPTDGIKTLIQEVFSRLTQQGAGSPVIRLETSFGGGKTHDQIALWHICKQGRKIQGLDRFVDLNLIPESAVKVAAIDGRDLDPQNGIYYQDIGLTTYTIWGEIAYQIGGVAGYELLKGSDTSGISPGTSILERLINGQSTVIIIDEIARYLRSAKAKLIGNSDLAAQVVAFLFSLMDLAAACDCLVLVYSLASKSDTFAAETAYLNDELNELIQASSRQERVISPSTDIEIYNIVKQRIFERVSDEAAKAAAAEYVDLYRLTRVDLPDACKDASYAEAIAQSYPFHPELFKLLTQKIAAIPEFQRTRGALRLFALVVQHLWQANQESPGAEMTGLLSAWIPMIHSHHIPVGVNSQVTNELTSRLQRPFMRGPIQADIYNLDGRKAYAQIQDEAWTVAGKPPFSTWVARTIFLHSLTQGISSGIREAELSLSLLTPDVKMGVVDDILQKLVKEAWYLDYDPITSLARFKEEPSLNKIISEEKEQVKRTDAKEELRRRRDTIFAKRFFTLISGQIDSPSDVDDRPDDIALCVMDFDDVTVDSPTDPVPELVDRIFHQTGDSGKFRIFRNRLLFLLANKPALQQAIENAREYQAIRNILRSPNRLDDLSDRQQQQLKEREGQKDLDVRVSLTNAYRHLFYPANDLVKAPKGLMHYTLSAQDASMVKGKNHQQDVILKALKDCDKIRPDDAKPFAPAYILQKVWPAGIDSWTTKELCNAFAKDLSLNMLLEKEVLMLRETIQKGLTEGHWDLKVSDKPERFYIKTQNQPLVLPDIVEFSDRFVLYRRGILEPPKPRTLELTYQLMSSSSGEKPVYVRWKADAALKVTLFKNEIAISTEFKPKDEYETEISSSTLFKIVADYGNGETATREVTVDPVNAGPGVGSLREVSAIYRPTNSSTNSGTYNIDANQPNIWDSQPPTVEVDGSLNSVFNQLGDRFQDHRVKAIAAIEMTVSDLMDYRKLGTAIALLQRFSPKIDQDVTIQTGAEFIRLEYQGDARGFQSLFSSLSNWLVKSEQGNVSLKVALEFSPSISPTGPELEQIKQTLNRNPVERIHLRAQVLYS; translated from the coding sequence ATGCCTTTATCCTCAATTCTTGATACCTGTATTCCTCGAAAAGAAATTCTATCCGGCTCGTTGAAAGAGGAAATATTTGCCGCCAAAATTCGGCCAGTGGTGGAAGGAAAAGCCCCGCAAGTTTATCAGGATTCTCATGTTTTTTTCGCGAACACTTTTCCCACTGATGGGATTAAAACCCTGATTCAAGAAGTTTTTAGCCGTCTGACTCAACAAGGGGCTGGTTCTCCGGTGATTCGCTTAGAAACCAGTTTTGGTGGCGGTAAAACTCACGACCAGATTGCCCTTTGGCATATTTGTAAACAAGGGAGAAAAATTCAAGGTTTAGACCGTTTTGTGGATTTGAATTTAATCCCAGAATCGGCGGTAAAAGTAGCAGCAATTGATGGCCGAGATTTAGATCCACAAAATGGAATTTATTATCAAGATATTGGCCTGACTACTTATACTATTTGGGGAGAAATTGCTTACCAAATTGGCGGTGTGGCCGGTTATGAATTGCTCAAAGGTTCCGATACCAGCGGGATTAGTCCGGGAACTTCTATTTTAGAACGGTTGATTAATGGGCAATCTACTGTTATTATTATAGACGAAATTGCTCGCTATTTGCGATCAGCTAAAGCTAAACTAATTGGGAATAGCGATTTGGCAGCACAAGTGGTAGCTTTTCTGTTTTCTTTGATGGATTTAGCGGCAGCTTGTGACTGTTTGGTTTTGGTTTATTCTCTGGCTTCAAAGTCTGATACTTTTGCGGCAGAAACTGCCTATTTGAATGATGAACTGAATGAGTTGATTCAGGCTTCTTCCCGTCAGGAACGGGTGATTAGTCCATCGACGGATATCGAGATTTATAATATTGTTAAACAGCGCATTTTTGAACGGGTAAGTGATGAGGCAGCTAAGGCAGCAGCGGCAGAATATGTGGATCTTTATCGCTTGACTCGCGTTGATTTACCGGATGCTTGTAAGGATGCTTCTTATGCTGAGGCGATCGCACAATCTTATCCTTTTCACCCGGAACTGTTTAAGCTGTTAACCCAAAAAATTGCCGCGATTCCTGAGTTTCAACGGACGCGAGGGGCGTTGCGTTTATTTGCTTTGGTGGTGCAGCATCTTTGGCAAGCAAATCAGGAAAGTCCAGGGGCAGAAATGACCGGGTTGCTGTCAGCTTGGATACCGATGATTCATTCCCATCATATTCCCGTTGGGGTGAATAGTCAGGTGACTAATGAGTTGACTTCTCGGTTACAACGTCCGTTTATGCGAGGGCCAATTCAGGCGGATATTTATAATTTAGATGGGCGAAAAGCTTATGCCCAAATTCAAGATGAAGCATGGACTGTTGCTGGTAAACCTCCTTTTTCTACTTGGGTGGCAAGAACGATTTTTTTGCATTCTTTAACTCAAGGCATTTCTTCGGGGATTCGGGAAGCAGAATTAAGTTTGTCTTTGCTGACTCCAGATGTTAAAATGGGGGTGGTAGATGATATTCTACAAAAGTTGGTTAAGGAAGCTTGGTATTTGGATTACGATCCAATTACCTCCCTTGCCCGGTTTAAGGAAGAACCTTCTTTAAATAAGATTATTTCTGAGGAGAAAGAACAAGTTAAGCGAACTGATGCTAAGGAAGAATTAAGAAGGCGTCGGGATACTATTTTTGCGAAGCGATTTTTTACTCTGATTTCGGGTCAGATAGACAGTCCCTCGGACGTGGACGATCGCCCTGATGATATTGCTTTATGTGTGATGGATTTTGATGATGTCACCGTGGATAGTCCTACGGATCCTGTACCGGAGTTAGTCGATCGCATTTTTCATCAAACCGGGGATTCTGGTAAGTTTAGAATTTTCCGCAATCGCTTGTTATTTTTATTGGCAAATAAGCCCGCTTTACAACAGGCGATCGAGAATGCTAGAGAATATCAAGCGATTAGAAATATTCTGCGTAGTCCTAATCGTTTAGATGATTTGTCAGACCGGCAGCAGCAACAATTGAAAGAACGAGAAGGGCAAAAAGATTTAGATGTGCGGGTATCTTTGACTAATGCTTATCGTCATTTATTTTATCCAGCAAATGACCTGGTAAAAGCCCCGAAAGGTTTGATGCACTATACTCTTAGCGCCCAAGATGCTAGTATGGTTAAAGGCAAAAACCATCAGCAGGATGTGATTCTTAAGGCGTTAAAAGATTGTGATAAAATTCGCCCAGACGATGCGAAACCTTTTGCCCCGGCTTATATTTTGCAAAAAGTTTGGCCTGCGGGGATTGATTCTTGGACTACTAAAGAACTTTGCAATGCTTTTGCTAAGGATTTATCCCTGAATATGCTGTTAGAAAAAGAAGTTTTGATGTTACGGGAGACGATCCAAAAAGGTTTGACTGAGGGACATTGGGATTTGAAGGTTTCTGATAAGCCCGAACGCTTTTATATTAAAACTCAGAATCAGCCGTTGGTTTTGCCAGATATTGTGGAGTTTAGCGATCGCTTTGTTCTCTATCGTCGGGGAATATTGGAACCCCCTAAACCGAGAACTTTAGAATTGACTTATCAGTTAATGTCTAGTTCTTCTGGGGAAAAACCCGTTTATGTCCGGTGGAAAGCTGACGCGGCCCTAAAAGTCACCTTATTTAAAAATGAAATAGCGATTTCCACCGAGTTCAAACCCAAGGACGAATATGAAACGGAAATTAGCAGTTCTACTCTATTTAAAATAGTGGCAGACTATGGCAACGGGGAAACTGCGACAAGGGAAGTTACGGTTGACCCGGTAAATGCAGGGCCGGGAGTGGGTTCCCTGCGGGAAGTTTCTGCTATTTATCGTCCGACTAATTCTTCGACTAATTCTGGTACATATAATATAGATGCGAATCAGCCGAATATTTGGGATAGTCAGCCCCCTACGGTGGAAGTTGATGGTAGTCTTAATTCGGTTTTCAATCAGTTGGGCGATCGCTTTCAGGACCATCGGGTTAAGGCGATCGCAGCTATAGAAATGACCGTCAGCGACTTGATGGACTATCGGAAACTGGGAACAGCGATCGCCTTACTCCAGCGTTTTAGTCCAAAAATCGATCAAGACGTGACTATTCAAACTGGGGCAGAATTTATTCGCTTGGAATATCAAGGGGATGCCCGTGGATTTCAGAGTCTTTTCTCAAGTTTGAGTAATTGGTTAGTCAAGTCGGAACAAGGCAACGTATCCTTAAAAGTCGCCCTGGAATTCAGCCCATCCATATCACCTACGGGGCCAGAATTGGAACAAATTAAACAAACCCTTAACCGTAATCCCGTGGAACGGATTCATTTAAGGGCACAGGTGTTGTATTCGTAA